A section of the Camelus dromedarius isolate mCamDro1 chromosome 14, mCamDro1.pat, whole genome shotgun sequence genome encodes:
- the MED18 gene encoding mediator of RNA polymerase II transcription subunit 18: protein MEAPPVTMMPVTGGTINMMEYLLQGSVLDHSLESLIHRLRGLCDNMEPETFLDHEMVFLLKGQQASPFVLRARRSMDRAGAPWHLRYLGQPEMGDKNRHALVRNCVDIATSENLTDFLMEMGFRMDHEFVAKGHLFRKGIMKIMVYKIFRILVPGNTDSTEALSLSYLVELSVVAPAGQDMVSDDMRNFAEQLKPLVHLEKIDPKRLM, encoded by the exons ATGGAGGCTCCTCCAGTCACCATGATGCCTGTTACTGGGGGCACCATTAACATGATGGAGTACCTGCTGCAGG gaaGTGTTTTAGACCATAGCTTGGAAAGCCTCATCCACCGCCTTCGTGGTTTGTGTGACAACATGGAACCTGAGACTTTCCTTGACCACGAGATGGTATTCCTCCTTAAGGGCCAGCAGGCCAGTCCATTTGTTCTGAGGGCCCGGCGCTCTATGGATAGGGCAGGGGCCCCCTGGCATCTGCGCTACCTGGGACAGCCAGAAATGGGAGATAAGAACCGCCATGCCCTGGTGCGTAACTGTGTGGACATCGCGACATCTGAGAACCTCACTGACTTCCTGATGGAAATGGGCTTCCGCATGGACCATGAGTTTGTTGCCAAGGGACACCTGTTCCGTAAGGGTATCATGAAGATCATGGTGTACAAGATCTTCCGCATCCTGGTGCCAGGGAACACGGACAGCACGGAGGCCTTGTCACTCTCCTATCTTGTGGAACTAAGTGTCGTTGCACCAGCTGGGCAGGACATGGTCTCTGATGACATGAGGAACTTTGCAGAGCAGCTGAAACCTCTGGTTCACCTAGAGAAAATAGACCCCAAAAGGCTCATGTGA